A DNA window from Mus caroli chromosome 8, CAROLI_EIJ_v1.1, whole genome shotgun sequence contains the following coding sequences:
- the Ankrd10 gene encoding ankyrin repeat domain-containing protein 10 codes for MSAGAGAAVEAGFSSEELLSLRFPLHRACRDGDLVALCSLLPHTPRAHLAAEDSFYGWTPVHWAAHFGKLECLMQLVRAGASLXVSTTRYAQTPAHIAAFGGHPQCLVWLIQAGANINKPDCEGETPIHKAARSGSLECITALVGNGAHTDLRNASGLTAADIAQTQGFQECTQFLLSLQSHQMSRFCQNGALSGGHESVLPTHVSLGTXRKRCLEDSESLGVKKARTRGPSLDHAMPLANGEAEDDADRMHVDRECAAVSGGTGQFPVSCNNTPVVEDTKQQESSSVGPKEIEIYTVSAMQTPCRCKNQYAYYF; via the exons ATGTCGGCGGGAGCGGGCGCGGCCGTGGAGGCAGGCTTCTCCAGCGAGGAGCTGTTGTCGCTCCGCTTCCCGCTGCACCGCGCCTGCCGGGACGGGGATCTGGTCGCGCTCTGTTCGCTGCTGCCACACACGCCGCGCGCTCACCTGGCCGCTGAGGACTCCTTCTACGGCTGGACGCCCGTGCACTGGGCCGCGCACTTCGGCAAG TTGGAGTGCTTAATGCAGTTGGTAAGAGCAGGAGCCTCACTGAANGTCTCGACCACCCGCTATGCCCAGACCCCAGCCCACATCGCTGCTTTTGGAGGACATCCTCAGTGTCTGGTCTGGTTGATTCAAGCTGGGGCCAACATTAACAAACCG GACTGTGAGGGGGAAACTCCCATTCACAAGGCGGCCCGCTCAGGGAGCCTCGAGTGCATCACTGCCCTGGTAGGGAACGGGGCTCACACCGA CCTGAGAAATGCCAGTGGCCTGACAGCAGCAGACATTGCACAAACCCAGGGTTTCCAGGAGTGCACCCAGTTTCTCTTGAGCCTCCAGAGCCATCAAATGAGCCGTTTCTGTCAGAATGGCGCCTTGAGTGGAGGTCATGAGAGCGTACTTCCNACTCACGTTAGCCTGGGAACAAANCGAAAGAGATGCCTGGAAGACTCAGAATCTTTGGGAGTGAAGAAAGCTAGAACCAGAG GTCCCAGCCTGGATCACGCCATGCCTCTAGCAAATGGAGAGGCTGAAGACGACGCTGACAGAATGCACGTGGACAGAGAGTGTGCTGCTGTATCAGGTGGGACTGGACAGTTTCCTGTTAGCTGCAACAACACCCCAGTGGTGGAGGACACCAAGCAGCAGGAGAGTAGTTCTGTCGgacctaaagaaatagagatatATACTGTTTCAGCAATGCAAACCCCGTGTCGTTGCAAGAATCAGTATGCTTACTATTTCTGA